One part of the Epinephelus fuscoguttatus linkage group LG12, E.fuscoguttatus.final_Chr_v1 genome encodes these proteins:
- the ugt5d1 gene encoding UDP glucuronosyltransferase 5 family, polypeptide D1: protein MALHRVCGIFVILSVCFISITPPCDGGNILVFPVDGSHWINMKILMEELHARGHNLTVIRASTTWYIPEKSPLYTPITFEMNVDFKDFFDIYLQEYMKAQREGASALTFFKLTKQFLAMVSKAHEIWADALTQIFDDENMIKSLKDSQYDLVLTDPAVGPGVVLAKYLKLPIVLNVRWITSGEGHFIMAPSPFSYIPVPGSGLTHKMNFIQRVKNMLFYSIIVVQQKFLVGPSYDAICAKYIEGGCDIISLLQEADIWLFRSDFVFEFPRPTLPNIVYIGGFQCKPAQPLPADLEEFVQSAGEHGVIIMTLGTLVNALPKDLADEIAGVFAKMPQKVIWRHKGERPSTLGNNTLIVDWMPQKDLLGHPQIKVFVAHGGTNGVQEAIYHGVPVLGIPLFFDQYDNLLRLKERGAAKIIELIDVNGHSFEQGIKELLHQDSYRQNIQRLSRLHRDQLMAPMDQAIFWVEYVMRHKGAPHLRTEAYKMPWYSYYCLDVLLLLLTAVTVLLLSTLAFFRFLCCRGRRTTKAKQH from the exons ATGGCATTGCATCGTGTGTGTGGAATATTTGTAATCCTCAGTGTATGTTTCATTTCTATCACACCACCTTGTGATGGAGGAAACATTCTGGTGTTCCCTGTGGACGGCAGCCACTGGATCAATATGAAGATCCTCATGGAAGAACTTCATGCCAGGGGACACAACCTCACTGTGATTAGGGCCTCCACCACCTGGTACATCCCAGAAAAGTCTCCTCTCTACACACCCATTACCTTTGAAATGAATGTAGATTTCAAGGACTTCTTTGATATCTACCTACAGGAGTATATGAAG gcGCAGAGAGAAGGGGCCTCAGCACTTACTTTCTTCAAACTCACCAAGCAGTTCCTCGCTATGGTTTCTAAGGCTCATGAAATTTGGGCTGATGCTCTCACTCAAATCTTTGATGATGAAAATATGATCAAAAGCTTAAAGGATTCCCAATATGATCTTGTTCTCACTGACCCGGCTGTAGGACCAGGGGTTGTACTAGCTAAGTATCTCAAACTACCTATTGTGCTCAACGTTCGCTGGATTACCAGCGGAGAAGGCCACTTCATCATGGCCCCCTCACCGTTCTCTTACATCCCTGTCCCAGGATCGGGCTtaacacacaaaatgaatttCATCCAGAGGGTCAAGAACATGCTCTTCTACAGCATTATAGTTGTCCAGCAGAAATTCCTGGTGGGGCCGAGCTATGATGCCATCTGTGCTAAATACATTGAGGGTGGATGCGACATTATCTCGCTTCTTCAGGAAGCAGACATTTGGCTGTTCAGGTCAGATTTTGTGTTTGAATTCCCTCGGCCCACATTGCCAAACATTGTCTACATAGGAGGGTTCCAGTGCAAACCGGCCCAACCTCTGCCAGCAGATCTGGAGGAGTTTGTTCAGAGTGCTGGGGAGCACGGAGTCATCATCATGACTCTGGGAACTTTGGTGAACGCGTTGCCCAAAGACCTTGCAGATGAAATCGCTGGTGTCTTTGCCAAGATGCCTCAGAAG GTGATATGGAGGCACAAAGGGGAGCGTCCGTCTACTCTGGGCAACAACACCCTGATAGTGGACTGGATGCCACAGAAGGACCTCCTGGGCCACCCGCAGATCAAAGTCTTTGTAGCTCACGGAGGAACCAACGGAGTCCAGGAGGCCATTTACCACGGGGTCCCTGTGCTCGGCATACCCTTGTTCTTTGACCAGTACGACAACCTTCTACGTCTGAAGGAGAGAGGAGCCGCGAAGATCATTGAGCTAATTGATGTTAATGGCCACAGTTTTGAGCAAGGTATTAAAGAATTGCTCCATCAAGACAGCTACAGACAGAACATACAAAGACTGTCCCGCTTGCACAGAGATCAGCTGATGGCTCCCATGGATCAGGCCATCTTCTGGGTGGAATATGTGATGCGCCATAAAGGGGCTCCTCACCTGCGTACAGAGGCCTATAAGATGCCCTGGTACTCGTACTACTGCTTGGATGTACTGCTACTGTTGCTGACTGCAGTGACTGTACTGCTGCTCTCTACTTTGGCCTTTTTCAGATTCCTATGCTGCAGAGGTAGAAGGACGACCAAAGCCAAACAACACTGA